The following are encoded together in the Daucus carota subsp. sativus chromosome 5, DH1 v3.0, whole genome shotgun sequence genome:
- the LOC108219684 gene encoding trihelix transcription factor ASIL2, protein MDDDDDEIQSHPSPSPRSESPPSPHPNGRITVTVAAAPPPNNTLTLALPIQQQPPQQQLQLLPPPQPHLLQQRIGGNGGGREDCWSEAATAVLIDAWGERYLELSRGNLKQKHWKEVADIVSSREHFGKTPKTDIQCKNRIDTVKKKYKSEKAKIGSGCGPSKWPFYERLDQLIGPSAAKIHSGSGGGGGGSAGTSSALVSPAFVPKGVPMGIPVGVRSLPFYKQQQQKRQIRKRVPVDSESSQSEREPTPDSTDSFPPETYEPIPKRPRYLQPHREMNLRPLAQLGWKGKEKERDRNYNGNANANVNVNVNASANANSDWGNSVRELTRAILKFGEAYEHAETSKLQQLVEMEKQRMKFAKELELQRMQFFMKTQLEISQLKRRRDGGGNTSNNHHHDNNNINNSNNSDSSN, encoded by the coding sequence ATGGACGACGACGACGACGAGATCCAATCGCATCCATCTCCCTCTCCTCGCAGTGAATCTCCGCCTTCTCCCCATCCCAACGGCCGCATCACCGTCACCGTCGCCGCCGCACCTCCCCCGAACAACACTCTCACTCTCGCCCTCCCTATTCAACAACAACCGCCTCAGCAACAACTCCAGCTCCTCCCTCCCCCTCAGCCTCACCTGCTGCAGCAGAGGATCGGCGGCAACGGCGGCGGCCGCGAGGATTGCTGGAGCGAAGCCGCTACCGCGGTGCTGATCGACGCCTGGGGCGAACGCTATCTTGAATTGAGCAGAGGTAATCTTAAACAGAAGCACTGGAAAGAGGTTGCGGATATTGTCAGTAGCCGTGAGCATTTTGGGAAAACTCCCAAAACTGATATTCAGTGTAAGAATCGGATCGATACGGTTAAGAAGAAGTATAAGTCTGAGAAGGCCAAAATTGGCTCGGGTTGTGGTCCTAGTAAGTGGCCTTTTTATGAGAGGCTTGATCAATTGATCGGTCCGTCTGCTGCTAAGATTCATTCTGGttctggtggtggtggaggaggATCAGCTGGCACTTCGTCTGCCTTGGTTTCTCCTGCATTTGTGCCCAAAGGCGTTCCAATGGGAATACCTGTGGGAGTTAGATCGCTTCCTTTTTATAAACAGCAGCAGCAAAAGAGACAGATTAGAAAGCGAGTCCCTGTGGATTCTGAGTCATCTCAATCGGAGAGAGAGCCAACACCTGACTCCACTGATAGTTTCCCACCGGAGACTTATGAGCCTATTCCTAAAAGGCCTAGGTACCTTCAGCCACATCGGGAAATGAATTTGAGGCCATTAGCTCAGTTAGGATGGAAAGGAAAAGAGAAGGAAAGGGATAGGAATTATAATGGCAATGCCAATGCTAATGTGAATGTCAATGTCAATGCAAGTGCCAATGCAAATTCTGATTGGGGGAATTCTGTCAGAGAGCTGACTCGAGCTATACTCAAATTTGGTGAAGCATATGAGCACGCCGAGACCTCCAAGCTGCAACAGTTAGTGGAGATGGAGAAGCAGAGAATGAAGTTTGCAAAGGAGCTTGAGTTGCAGAGGATGCAGTTTTTCATGAAGACGCAACTGGAGATCTCTCAGTTGAAACGTAGGAGAGACGGGGGAGGTAATACCAGTAACAATCATCATCacgataataataatattaataatagcaATAATAGTGACAGCAGTAATTAG